From a region of the Castor canadensis chromosome 7, mCasCan1.hap1v2, whole genome shotgun sequence genome:
- the Ptpre gene encoding receptor-type tyrosine-protein phosphatase epsilon isoform X2 has translation MEPFCPLLLAGFSLPLARAGKGNETTPTESNWTSTTAGPPAPGASQPRLTWLLLPLLLCLLLLLLAAYFFRFRKQRKAVVSSNDKKMPNGILEEQEQQRVMLLSRSPSGPKKYFPIPVEHLEEEVRARSADDCKRFREEFNSLPSGHIQGTFELANKEENREKNRYPNILPNDHSRVILSQVDGIPCSDYINASYIDGYREKNKFIAAQGPKQETVNDFWRMVWEQKSATIVMLTNLKERKEEKCYQYWPDQGCWTYGNIRVCVEDCVVLVDYTVRKFCIQPLADGCKAPRLVSQLHFTSWPDFGVPFTPIGMLKFLKKVKTLNPSHAGPIVVHCSAGVGRTGTFIVIDAMMDMIHAEQKVDVFEFVSRIRNQRPQMVQTDVQYTFIYQALLEYYLYGDTELDVSSLERHLQTLHGTATHFNKIGLEEEFKKLTNVRIMKENMRTGNLPANMKKARVIQIIPYDFNRVILSMKRGQEYTDYINASFIDGYRQKDYFIATQGPLAHTVEDFWRMVWEWKCHTVVMLTEVQEREQDKCYQYWPTEGSVTHGEITIEIKSDTLSEAISVRDFLVTFSQPLARQEEQVRMVRQFHFHGWPEIGIPAEGKGMIDLIAAVQKQQQQTGNHPITVHCSAGAGRTGTFIALSNILERVKAEGLLDVFQAVKSLRLQRPHMVQTLEQYEFCYKVVQDFIDIFSDYANFK, from the exons GCCCCCCAGCCCCCGGCGCCTCCCAGCCACGGCTCACCTGGCTGCTGCTGCCCTTGCTGCTCTGCCTCCTCTTGCTCCTCCTCGCCGCCTACTTCTTCAG gttcaggaagcagaggaaagcCGTGGTCAGCAGCAACGACAAGAAAATGCCCAACGGGATCTTAGAAGAGCAAG AGCAACAGAGAGTGATGCTGCTGAGCAGGTCTCCATCAGGTCCCAAGAAGTACTTCCCCATCCCGGTGGAGCACCTGGAGGAGGAGGTCCGAGCGCGCTCAGCCGATGACTGCAAGCGCTTCCGTGAGGAGTTCAAT TCATTGCCATCGGGACACATACAAGGAACTTTTGAACTggcaaacaaagaagaaaacagagaaaaaaacagatatcCCAATATCCTTCCCA ATGATCACTCCAGGGTGATTTTGAGCCAAGTCGATGGAATTCCCTGCTCAGACTACATCAATGCATCCTACATAGAT ggtTACAGAGAGAAGAATAAATTCATAGCAGCTCAAG GCCCTAAACAGGAGACAGTGAACGATTTCTGGAGGATGGTCTGGGAGCAGAAGTCGGCCACCATTGTCATGCTAACGAACctgaaggagaggaaagag GAAAAGTGCTATCAGTACTGGCCTGACCAGGGCTGCTGGACCTACGGTAACATCCGAGTGTGTGTGGAAGACTGTGTTGTTCTGGTAGACTACACCGTCCGCAAGTTCTGCATTCAGCCG CTCGCTGATGGCTGCAAAGCCCCTCGGCTTGTCTCCCAGCTGCACTTCACCAGCTGGCCAGACTTTGGAGTGCCTTTCACCCCCATCGGGATGCTGAAGTTCCTGAAGAAGGTGAAGACGCTCAACCCCTCACACGCCGGGCCCATCGTGGTCCACTGTAG CGCGGGCGTGGGCCGGACAGGCACCTTCATCGTGATCGACGCGATGATGGACATGATACACGCCGAGCAGAAGGTGGACGTCTTTGAGTTTGTGTCGCGAATCCGCAATCAGCGTCCTCAGATGGTTCAGACGGAC GTGCAGTACACGTTCATCTACCAGGCCTTACTGGAGTACTACCTCTACGGGGACACTGAGCTGGATGTGTCCTCGCTGGAGAGGCACCTGCAGACCCTGCATGGCACAGCCACCCACTTCAACAAGATTGGGCTGGAGGAGGAGTTTAAG AAACTGACGAATGTCCGGATCATGAAGGAGAACATGAGGACTGGCAACTTGCCAGCCAACATGAAGAAGGCTCGAGTCATTCAGATCATCCCAT ATGACTTCAATCGGGTGATCCTGTCCATGAAAAGGGGTCAAGAATACACAGACTACATCAATGCGTCCTTCATAGAC GGCTACCGGCAGAAGGACTATTTCATTGCCACGCAGGGGCCTCTGGCACACACAGTCGAGGACTTCTGGAGGATGGTCTGGGAGTGGAAGTGCCACACGGTGGTGATGCTGACAGAGGTGCAGGAGCGGGAGCAg GATAAATGCTACCAATATTGGCCAACTGAGGGCTCAGTTACTCATGGAGAAATAACGATTGAAATAAAGAGTGACACCCTTTCCGAAGCCATCAGTGTCCGagacttcctggtcaccttcagTCAG CCCTTGGCCCGCCAGGAAGAGCAGGTCCGCATGGTGCGCCAGTTCCACTTCCACGGCTGGCCGGAGATTGGGATTCCGGCTGAGGGCAAAGGCATGATCGATCTCATTGCGGCTGTACAGAAACAGCAGCAGCAGACAGGCAATCACCCCATCACTGTGCACTGCAG TGCTGGAGCTGGGCGAACCGGCACGTTCATAGCCCTGAGCAACATTTTGGAACGAGTAAAAGCTGAGGGGCTTTTAGACGTGTTTCAAGCTGTGAAGAGCTTACGACTTCAGAGGCCACACATGGTGCAAACCCTG
- the Ptpre gene encoding receptor-type tyrosine-protein phosphatase epsilon isoform X1, protein MEPFCPLLLAGFSLPLARAGKGNETTPTESNWTSTTAGPPAPGASQPRLTWLLLPLLLCLLLLLLAAYFFRFRKQRKAVVSSNDKKMPNGILEEQEQQRVMLLSRSPSGPKKYFPIPVEHLEEEVRARSADDCKRFREEFNSLPSGHIQGTFELANKEENREKNRYPNILPNDHSRVILSQVDGIPCSDYINASYIDGYREKNKFIAAQGPKQETVNDFWRMVWEQKSATIVMLTNLKERKEEKCYQYWPDQGCWTYGNIRVCVEDCVVLVDYTVRKFCIQPQLADGCKAPRLVSQLHFTSWPDFGVPFTPIGMLKFLKKVKTLNPSHAGPIVVHCSAGVGRTGTFIVIDAMMDMIHAEQKVDVFEFVSRIRNQRPQMVQTDVQYTFIYQALLEYYLYGDTELDVSSLERHLQTLHGTATHFNKIGLEEEFKKLTNVRIMKENMRTGNLPANMKKARVIQIIPYDFNRVILSMKRGQEYTDYINASFIDGYRQKDYFIATQGPLAHTVEDFWRMVWEWKCHTVVMLTEVQEREQDKCYQYWPTEGSVTHGEITIEIKSDTLSEAISVRDFLVTFSQPLARQEEQVRMVRQFHFHGWPEIGIPAEGKGMIDLIAAVQKQQQQTGNHPITVHCSAGAGRTGTFIALSNILERVKAEGLLDVFQAVKSLRLQRPHMVQTLEQYEFCYKVVQDFIDIFSDYANFK, encoded by the exons GCCCCCCAGCCCCCGGCGCCTCCCAGCCACGGCTCACCTGGCTGCTGCTGCCCTTGCTGCTCTGCCTCCTCTTGCTCCTCCTCGCCGCCTACTTCTTCAG gttcaggaagcagaggaaagcCGTGGTCAGCAGCAACGACAAGAAAATGCCCAACGGGATCTTAGAAGAGCAAG AGCAACAGAGAGTGATGCTGCTGAGCAGGTCTCCATCAGGTCCCAAGAAGTACTTCCCCATCCCGGTGGAGCACCTGGAGGAGGAGGTCCGAGCGCGCTCAGCCGATGACTGCAAGCGCTTCCGTGAGGAGTTCAAT TCATTGCCATCGGGACACATACAAGGAACTTTTGAACTggcaaacaaagaagaaaacagagaaaaaaacagatatcCCAATATCCTTCCCA ATGATCACTCCAGGGTGATTTTGAGCCAAGTCGATGGAATTCCCTGCTCAGACTACATCAATGCATCCTACATAGAT ggtTACAGAGAGAAGAATAAATTCATAGCAGCTCAAG GCCCTAAACAGGAGACAGTGAACGATTTCTGGAGGATGGTCTGGGAGCAGAAGTCGGCCACCATTGTCATGCTAACGAACctgaaggagaggaaagag GAAAAGTGCTATCAGTACTGGCCTGACCAGGGCTGCTGGACCTACGGTAACATCCGAGTGTGTGTGGAAGACTGTGTTGTTCTGGTAGACTACACCGTCCGCAAGTTCTGCATTCAGCCG CAGCTCGCTGATGGCTGCAAAGCCCCTCGGCTTGTCTCCCAGCTGCACTTCACCAGCTGGCCAGACTTTGGAGTGCCTTTCACCCCCATCGGGATGCTGAAGTTCCTGAAGAAGGTGAAGACGCTCAACCCCTCACACGCCGGGCCCATCGTGGTCCACTGTAG CGCGGGCGTGGGCCGGACAGGCACCTTCATCGTGATCGACGCGATGATGGACATGATACACGCCGAGCAGAAGGTGGACGTCTTTGAGTTTGTGTCGCGAATCCGCAATCAGCGTCCTCAGATGGTTCAGACGGAC GTGCAGTACACGTTCATCTACCAGGCCTTACTGGAGTACTACCTCTACGGGGACACTGAGCTGGATGTGTCCTCGCTGGAGAGGCACCTGCAGACCCTGCATGGCACAGCCACCCACTTCAACAAGATTGGGCTGGAGGAGGAGTTTAAG AAACTGACGAATGTCCGGATCATGAAGGAGAACATGAGGACTGGCAACTTGCCAGCCAACATGAAGAAGGCTCGAGTCATTCAGATCATCCCAT ATGACTTCAATCGGGTGATCCTGTCCATGAAAAGGGGTCAAGAATACACAGACTACATCAATGCGTCCTTCATAGAC GGCTACCGGCAGAAGGACTATTTCATTGCCACGCAGGGGCCTCTGGCACACACAGTCGAGGACTTCTGGAGGATGGTCTGGGAGTGGAAGTGCCACACGGTGGTGATGCTGACAGAGGTGCAGGAGCGGGAGCAg GATAAATGCTACCAATATTGGCCAACTGAGGGCTCAGTTACTCATGGAGAAATAACGATTGAAATAAAGAGTGACACCCTTTCCGAAGCCATCAGTGTCCGagacttcctggtcaccttcagTCAG CCCTTGGCCCGCCAGGAAGAGCAGGTCCGCATGGTGCGCCAGTTCCACTTCCACGGCTGGCCGGAGATTGGGATTCCGGCTGAGGGCAAAGGCATGATCGATCTCATTGCGGCTGTACAGAAACAGCAGCAGCAGACAGGCAATCACCCCATCACTGTGCACTGCAG TGCTGGAGCTGGGCGAACCGGCACGTTCATAGCCCTGAGCAACATTTTGGAACGAGTAAAAGCTGAGGGGCTTTTAGACGTGTTTCAAGCTGTGAAGAGCTTACGACTTCAGAGGCCACACATGGTGCAAACCCTG
- the Ptpre gene encoding receptor-type tyrosine-protein phosphatase epsilon isoform X3, which translates to MSSRKSFSRLTWFRKQRKAVVSSNDKKMPNGILEEQEQQRVMLLSRSPSGPKKYFPIPVEHLEEEVRARSADDCKRFREEFNSLPSGHIQGTFELANKEENREKNRYPNILPNDHSRVILSQVDGIPCSDYINASYIDGYREKNKFIAAQGPKQETVNDFWRMVWEQKSATIVMLTNLKERKEEKCYQYWPDQGCWTYGNIRVCVEDCVVLVDYTVRKFCIQPQLADGCKAPRLVSQLHFTSWPDFGVPFTPIGMLKFLKKVKTLNPSHAGPIVVHCSAGVGRTGTFIVIDAMMDMIHAEQKVDVFEFVSRIRNQRPQMVQTDVQYTFIYQALLEYYLYGDTELDVSSLERHLQTLHGTATHFNKIGLEEEFKKLTNVRIMKENMRTGNLPANMKKARVIQIIPYDFNRVILSMKRGQEYTDYINASFIDGYRQKDYFIATQGPLAHTVEDFWRMVWEWKCHTVVMLTEVQEREQDKCYQYWPTEGSVTHGEITIEIKSDTLSEAISVRDFLVTFSQPLARQEEQVRMVRQFHFHGWPEIGIPAEGKGMIDLIAAVQKQQQQTGNHPITVHCSAGAGRTGTFIALSNILERVKAEGLLDVFQAVKSLRLQRPHMVQTLEQYEFCYKVVQDFIDIFSDYANFK; encoded by the exons ATGAGCAGCAGAAAGAGCTTCTCCCGGCTCACCTG gttcaggaagcagaggaaagcCGTGGTCAGCAGCAACGACAAGAAAATGCCCAACGGGATCTTAGAAGAGCAAG AGCAACAGAGAGTGATGCTGCTGAGCAGGTCTCCATCAGGTCCCAAGAAGTACTTCCCCATCCCGGTGGAGCACCTGGAGGAGGAGGTCCGAGCGCGCTCAGCCGATGACTGCAAGCGCTTCCGTGAGGAGTTCAAT TCATTGCCATCGGGACACATACAAGGAACTTTTGAACTggcaaacaaagaagaaaacagagaaaaaaacagatatcCCAATATCCTTCCCA ATGATCACTCCAGGGTGATTTTGAGCCAAGTCGATGGAATTCCCTGCTCAGACTACATCAATGCATCCTACATAGAT ggtTACAGAGAGAAGAATAAATTCATAGCAGCTCAAG GCCCTAAACAGGAGACAGTGAACGATTTCTGGAGGATGGTCTGGGAGCAGAAGTCGGCCACCATTGTCATGCTAACGAACctgaaggagaggaaagag GAAAAGTGCTATCAGTACTGGCCTGACCAGGGCTGCTGGACCTACGGTAACATCCGAGTGTGTGTGGAAGACTGTGTTGTTCTGGTAGACTACACCGTCCGCAAGTTCTGCATTCAGCCG CAGCTCGCTGATGGCTGCAAAGCCCCTCGGCTTGTCTCCCAGCTGCACTTCACCAGCTGGCCAGACTTTGGAGTGCCTTTCACCCCCATCGGGATGCTGAAGTTCCTGAAGAAGGTGAAGACGCTCAACCCCTCACACGCCGGGCCCATCGTGGTCCACTGTAG CGCGGGCGTGGGCCGGACAGGCACCTTCATCGTGATCGACGCGATGATGGACATGATACACGCCGAGCAGAAGGTGGACGTCTTTGAGTTTGTGTCGCGAATCCGCAATCAGCGTCCTCAGATGGTTCAGACGGAC GTGCAGTACACGTTCATCTACCAGGCCTTACTGGAGTACTACCTCTACGGGGACACTGAGCTGGATGTGTCCTCGCTGGAGAGGCACCTGCAGACCCTGCATGGCACAGCCACCCACTTCAACAAGATTGGGCTGGAGGAGGAGTTTAAG AAACTGACGAATGTCCGGATCATGAAGGAGAACATGAGGACTGGCAACTTGCCAGCCAACATGAAGAAGGCTCGAGTCATTCAGATCATCCCAT ATGACTTCAATCGGGTGATCCTGTCCATGAAAAGGGGTCAAGAATACACAGACTACATCAATGCGTCCTTCATAGAC GGCTACCGGCAGAAGGACTATTTCATTGCCACGCAGGGGCCTCTGGCACACACAGTCGAGGACTTCTGGAGGATGGTCTGGGAGTGGAAGTGCCACACGGTGGTGATGCTGACAGAGGTGCAGGAGCGGGAGCAg GATAAATGCTACCAATATTGGCCAACTGAGGGCTCAGTTACTCATGGAGAAATAACGATTGAAATAAAGAGTGACACCCTTTCCGAAGCCATCAGTGTCCGagacttcctggtcaccttcagTCAG CCCTTGGCCCGCCAGGAAGAGCAGGTCCGCATGGTGCGCCAGTTCCACTTCCACGGCTGGCCGGAGATTGGGATTCCGGCTGAGGGCAAAGGCATGATCGATCTCATTGCGGCTGTACAGAAACAGCAGCAGCAGACAGGCAATCACCCCATCACTGTGCACTGCAG TGCTGGAGCTGGGCGAACCGGCACGTTCATAGCCCTGAGCAACATTTTGGAACGAGTAAAAGCTGAGGGGCTTTTAGACGTGTTTCAAGCTGTGAAGAGCTTACGACTTCAGAGGCCACACATGGTGCAAACCCTG